In Daphnia pulicaria isolate SC F1-1A chromosome 9, SC_F0-13Bv2, whole genome shotgun sequence, a single genomic region encodes these proteins:
- the LOC124312999 gene encoding protein Red-like: MPDRDGQDAGPGEASSRLTNDDFRKLMMTPRAGFGSGSGSSSNLGMGSVRGESSVRKTTHGKSDQKRAKKSEYLKEKKEEEEILAELAKKYRDRAKERRDGGEASGPDALATLGAYRAVAPDIKSTMDAAERRKQMIQESKFLGGDMEHTHLVKGLDYALLQKVRSEIEQFEEEDDEQLEQAVEGEKKEGEKEVEKKKEGDDEIQFKTIIGKNIFRAVFRSKPPERNEHFLPGRMAYLIELEDENAESDIPTTVLRSKADCPGLESLATLSTNDIVINKLTQILSYLRQGKIGKKLKKPKENKEMPPPQIIPGLKVNKSTIVEDTIYSNIGTYVAPTKEKTASSSSRDRERRSDKRDYFDDKSRKDKDGDADRDKSKDALKSAAVLEAERTLGALLKPGAADKRDGGSSKKADKMLSKLSAEPEGYAECYPGFEEMNDALEDSDDEADYSKMDLGNKKGPVGRWDFDTAEEYGDYMNKKEALPKAAYQYGIKMADGRKTRNKTVVKTDKTEKAELDREWQKIQSILHKRKGGPSGETQKPEKSVRRN, from the exons ATGCCTGACA GAGACGGGCAGGACGCTGGACCTGGGGAAGC ATCCTCCAGGTTGACAAACGATGACTTCCGAAAGTTGATGATGACACCTCGTGCTGGATTTGGATCAGGTTCAGGTTCTTCAAGTAATTTGGGGATGGGGTCTGTTCGGGGAGAGAGTAGTGTTCGTAAAACAACACATGGGAAAAGTGACCAGAAAAGAGCTAAAAAAAG tgaatacttgaaagagaaaaaagaagaagaagaaattctagCTGAACTTGCAAAAAAATATCGCGATCGTGCTAAAGAAAGACGTGATGGAGGCGAAGCTTCTGGCCCTGATGCGTTAGCGACACTTGGAGCTTATCGTGCTGTAGCACCAGATATAAAATC AACAATGGATGCTGCTGAACGAAGGAAACAAATGATTCAAGAATCAAAGTTTTTGGGTGGTGACATGGAACACACTCACTTGGTGAAAGGTCTCGATTATGCTCTACTCCAGAAAGTACGCAGTGAAATTGAGCAGTTTGAAGAAGAGGATGACGAACAGCTCGAACAAGCTGTTGAaggcgaaaaaaaagagggagaaaaggaagtcgagaaaaagaaggaaggtGATGATGAGATCCagtttaaaacaattattgggaaaaacatttttag GGCCGTATTCAGATCAAAACCACCTGAGCGAAACGAACATTTCCTTCCTGGTCGAATGGCGTACCTTATCGAGTTAGAAGATGAGAATGCCGAGTCAGACATACCAACGACCGTGTTGAGAAGCAAAGCTGATTGCCCCGGACTGGAATCCTTAGCCACTTTGTCTACAAATGACATTGTCATTAATAAGCTGACGCAAATTTTATCGTATCTCCGGCAAGGAAAAATCGGCAAAAAGCTCAAAAAgcccaaagaaaacaaagaaatgccACCCCCGCAAATCATCCCCGGCCTGAAAGTCAACAAATCCACAATAGTAGAGGACACCATCTACAGCAATATCGGGACTTATGTGGCCCCGACAAAGGAGAAAACTGCCTCTAGTAGTTCACGTGACAGGGAAAGGCGAAGTGACAAGCGTGACTACTTTGACGACAAATCCCGCAAGGATAAAGACGGAGATGCTGATCGAGACAAGTCCAAGGATGCTTTGAAAAGCGCCGCAGTTTTGGAAGCTGAACGGACTCTGGGTGCCCTGCTAAAACCAGGAGCAGCTGAT AAACGAGATGGCGGGTCTTCCAAGAAGGCAGATAAAATGCTTTCTAAACTATCCGCTGAACCTGAAGGATATGCCGAATGCTATCCTGGTTTCGAGGAAATGAACGACGCTCTTGAAGACTCGGACGATGAAGCCGATTACTCAAAAATGGACCTG GGCAACAAAAAAGGACCAGTCGGTCGATGGGACTTTGATACAGCGGAAGAGTATGGTGATTATATGAACAAAAAGGAAGCCCTTCCTAAAGCTGCCTATCAGTATGGTATCAAGATGGCCGACGGACGCAAGACGCGCAACAAGACTGTTGTCAAAACAGATAAGACGGAGAAAGCGGAACTGGATCGAGAATGGCAGAAGATCCAATCTATTCTACATAAGCGTAAAGGAGGTCCATCGGGAGAAACACA AAAACCGGAGAAGTCTGTTCGTCGcaattga
- the LOC124313197 gene encoding ribose-phosphate pyrophosphokinase 1 isoform X1, whose product MPGPYSADRNRARCLLKNKPTAQFSPKFSVGKYLGRKMPNIKVFSGSSHPDLAQKVVDRLGIELGRVVAKKFSNLETNVEIGESVRGEDVYIVQSGSGEINDNLMELLIMINACKIASASRVTAVIPCFPYARQDKKDKGVQHTSRAPISAKLVANMLSVAGADHIITMDLHASQIQGFFDIPVDNLYAEPAVLKWIKENIPEWRNCIIVSPDAGGAKRVTSIADRLNVDFALIHKERKKANEVAAMVLVGDVKDRVAILVDDMADTCGTICHAADKLLEAGATKVYAILTHGIFSGPAISRINNACFEAVVVTNSIPQDRHMKECSKIQVIDVSMMFAEAVRRTHNGESVSYLFSNVPY is encoded by the exons ATGCCAGGTCCATACAGTGCCGACAGAAATAG AGCCCGGTGTCTGTTGAAAAATAAGCCCACCGCCCAGTTCTCCCCCAAGTTTTCTGTCGGGAAATATCTAGGCAGAAAGATGCCCAACATTAAGGTCTTCAGCGGCTCCTCTCATCCCGATTTGGCTCAAAAAGTGGTCGACCGTTTGGGCATCGAACTTGGCCGAGTCGTGGCAAAAAAGTTCTCTAACCTCGAGACCAA TGTCGAGATCGGAGAGTCTGTTCGAGGAGAAGATGTCTACATTGTCCAGAGTGGATCAGGAGAGATTAACGACAATCTAATGGAGCTACTCATCATGATCAATGCCTGTAAAATTGCATCTGCTTCAAGAGTCACCGCTGTCATCCCATGTTTTCCTTACGCCAGACAGGATAAAAAAGACAAG GGAGTGCAACACACG AGTCGAGCCCCCATCTCAGCCAAGCTGGTGGCTAACATGTTAAGTGTAGCTGGAGCAGATCATATCATTACAATGGATTTACATGCGTCTCAAATTCAAGGATTCTTTGATATCCCCGTCGACAATCTCTATGCTGAACCTGCCGTCTTGAAGTGGATTAAAGAAAACATTCCGGAGTGGCGCAACTGTATTATAGTTTCGCCAGACGCGGGCGGTGCTAAAAG GGTGACTTCGATTGCCGATCGACTCAACGTTGATTTCGCCTTGATCCACAAGGAGCGAAAGAAGGCTAATGAAGTGGCTGCCATGGTTCTTGTCGGAGACGTCAAAGATCGTGTTGCCATCCTGGTCGACGACATGGCTGACACATGCGGCACAATCTGCCACGCAGCAGACAA ACTACTCGAAGCAGGTGCCACGAAAGTGTATGCCATTTTAACACACGGCATCTTCTCTGGCCCTGCCATATCACGCATCAACAACGCCTGTTTCGAGGCGGTAGTTGTCACTAATTCTATACCTCAAGATAGACACATGAAAGAGTGCTCCAAAATCCAG GTGATAGACGTTTCGATGATGTTCGCCGAGGCCGTACGACGCACCCACAATGGCGAGTCGGTGTCGTACCTGTTCTCCAACGTCCCCTACTAA
- the LOC124313197 gene encoding ribose-phosphate pyrophosphokinase 1 isoform X2, protein MPGPYSADRNRARCLLKNKPTAQFSPKFSVGKYLGRKMPNIKVFSGSSHPDLAQKVVDRLGIELGRVVAKKFSNLETNVEIGESVRGEDVYIVQSGSGEINDNLMELLIMINACKIASASRVTAVIPCFPYARQDKKDKSRAPISAKLVANMLSVAGADHIITMDLHASQIQGFFDIPVDNLYAEPAVLKWIKENIPEWRNCIIVSPDAGGAKRVTSIADRLNVDFALIHKERKKANEVAAMVLVGDVKDRVAILVDDMADTCGTICHAADKLLEAGATKVYAILTHGIFSGPAISRINNACFEAVVVTNSIPQDRHMKECSKIQVIDVSMMFAEAVRRTHNGESVSYLFSNVPY, encoded by the exons ATGCCAGGTCCATACAGTGCCGACAGAAATAG AGCCCGGTGTCTGTTGAAAAATAAGCCCACCGCCCAGTTCTCCCCCAAGTTTTCTGTCGGGAAATATCTAGGCAGAAAGATGCCCAACATTAAGGTCTTCAGCGGCTCCTCTCATCCCGATTTGGCTCAAAAAGTGGTCGACCGTTTGGGCATCGAACTTGGCCGAGTCGTGGCAAAAAAGTTCTCTAACCTCGAGACCAA TGTCGAGATCGGAGAGTCTGTTCGAGGAGAAGATGTCTACATTGTCCAGAGTGGATCAGGAGAGATTAACGACAATCTAATGGAGCTACTCATCATGATCAATGCCTGTAAAATTGCATCTGCTTCAAGAGTCACCGCTGTCATCCCATGTTTTCCTTACGCCAGACAGGATAAAAAAGACAAG AGTCGAGCCCCCATCTCAGCCAAGCTGGTGGCTAACATGTTAAGTGTAGCTGGAGCAGATCATATCATTACAATGGATTTACATGCGTCTCAAATTCAAGGATTCTTTGATATCCCCGTCGACAATCTCTATGCTGAACCTGCCGTCTTGAAGTGGATTAAAGAAAACATTCCGGAGTGGCGCAACTGTATTATAGTTTCGCCAGACGCGGGCGGTGCTAAAAG GGTGACTTCGATTGCCGATCGACTCAACGTTGATTTCGCCTTGATCCACAAGGAGCGAAAGAAGGCTAATGAAGTGGCTGCCATGGTTCTTGTCGGAGACGTCAAAGATCGTGTTGCCATCCTGGTCGACGACATGGCTGACACATGCGGCACAATCTGCCACGCAGCAGACAA ACTACTCGAAGCAGGTGCCACGAAAGTGTATGCCATTTTAACACACGGCATCTTCTCTGGCCCTGCCATATCACGCATCAACAACGCCTGTTTCGAGGCGGTAGTTGTCACTAATTCTATACCTCAAGATAGACACATGAAAGAGTGCTCCAAAATCCAG GTGATAGACGTTTCGATGATGTTCGCCGAGGCCGTACGACGCACCCACAATGGCGAGTCGGTGTCGTACCTGTTCTCCAACGTCCCCTACTAA
- the LOC124313146 gene encoding nicotinamidase-like yields the protein MAEPCSSSSSDLIASDEGQLAQLLDQDQQHPAVDDTNDDTLLANMEACFKAFDKDSDGLMTLSDFAALCRTLFRNEQGKAYAIEESRLQEMFDVFDRNQDGYVDFQEFAFCWKHWIKPIVRPVSALIIVDVQNDFITGSLSISQCPAQQNGQDVLKPTNKLLETVPFEVVFYSLDWHPDNHVSFIENVGKRKLHSSSQKKAEEAVTYDTVVFEGPPLNEQKLWPKHCVQNSWGAELHPAMKILENGILVHKGVHPDIDSYSAFWDNNKMSKTDLGSLMQKKKITDLYVCGLAYDVCVGATARDSLEHGYRTILIDDASRGISVDDILHTRDIITEKNGLVVHSSQVKDMVEGRDRRPELGYFQAMRLRQMLPQNGGIRDPSPDDNASPRDSVIFLT from the exons ATGGCCGAACCgtgcagtagcagcagcagtgacCTGATCGCCTCAGACGAAGGACAGTTGGCTCAATTGCTGGATCAGGATCAACAACATCCAGCCGTCGACGACACCAACGACGACACTCTTCTAGCAAACATGGAGGCCTGCTTCAAAGCATTCGATAAAGACAG TGACGGTTTGATGACGTTGTCCGACTTTGCCGCCCTGTGTCGTACTCTATTCCGCAATGAGCAGGGCAAAGCTTACGCCATCGAGGAAAGTCGGCTCCAGGAAATGTTTGACGTCTTTGATCGAAACCAa GACGGTTATGTGGATTTCCAAGAGTTTGCCTTCTGCTGGAAGCATTGGATCAAGCCC ATCGTTCGTCCCGTGAGCGCTTTGATTATCGTCGACGttcaaaatgatttcattaCCGGATCTCTGTCCATATCCCAATGCCCAGCTCAGCAG AATGGTCAAGACGTCCTAAAACCTACCAACAAATTGCTGGAAACCGTACCGTTCGAAGTGGTTTTTTACTCCCTCGACTGGCATCCCGACAACCACGTTTCGTTCATCGAGAACGTTGGCAAACGTAAACTTCACTCATCCAGCCAA AAAAAAGCGGAAGAAGCGGTAACGTACGACACGGTAGTCTTCGAAGGGCCTCCCTTGAACGAACAAAAACTATGGCCGAAGCATTGCGTGCAGAATTCGTGGGGAGCTGAGCTCCATCCAGCCATGAAG ATACTGGAAAATGGAATACTAGTCCACAAAGGAGTTCATCCGGATATCGATTCCTATTCAGCTTTCTGGGATAACAACAAAATGTCAAAAACGGACCTAGGTTCTTTgatgcaaaaaaagaaaattacagaCCTGTACGTTTGCGGACTCGCCTACGATGTTTGCGTCG GCGCGACAGCTAGGGATTCTCTAGAACATGGCTACAGGACGATCCTAATAGATGACGCCAGCCGGGGAATATCTGTCGACGACATTCTCCACACTCGTGACATCATAACCGAGAAGAATGGTCTTGTCGTTCACTCATCACAG GTGAAGGATATGGTTGAGGGTCGTGACCGAAGGCCGGAACTTGGTTATTTTCAAGCTATGCGTCTACGTCAGATGCTGCCACAGAATGGCGGAATAAGAGATCCCAGTCCAGATGACAATGCCTCACCTCGCGATTCCGTCATCTTTCTGACTTAG
- the LOC124313340 gene encoding 39S ribosomal protein L22, mitochondrial-like: MEFLLRQFQNRNLLSICKSFQPAINHATSISLVNETFGKALLHTTNVSMAQQQKGPQKWPIYNKKMFPPQLPGEERRPAYVCHMRTNIKYSPFKMWYVASMIRGMSIDEALKQLSFVNKLGAVHVKEALLEAQKLAVEKHNVEFKSNLWVAESFATKGLVYKGVRRHAKGRVGVIHYFHTHYFVRLEEGTPPQHFYLETVPKTTKTLLSEWVDEMRQRRIPLSL, from the exons ATGGAGTTTTTGTTAAGACAATTTCAAAACAGGAACTTGCTTTCCATTTGCAAAAGCTTTCAACCAGCAATTAATCATGCCACTTCTATATCTTTAGTCAATGAAACTTTTGGCAAAGCTTTGCTCCACACAACAAATGTTTCAATGGCACAGCAGCAAAAAGGGCCCCAAAAATGGCCAATCtataataagaaaatgtttccTCCACAGTTACCTGGAGAGGAAAGAAGACCAGCA TATGTTTGTCACATGAGAACCAACATCAAGTATAGCCCATTTAAGATGTGGTATGTTGCATCAATGATAAGAGGGATGTCCATTGATGAAGCTCTCAAACAACTTAGCTTCGTGAATAAGCTAGGAGCTGTCCATGTAAAAGAAGCCTTGTTGGAGGCCCAGAAGCTTGCTGTGGAGAAACACAATGTTGAGTTTAAAAGTAATTTGTGGGTAGCTGAATCTTTTGCTACCAAGGGACTTGTTTACAAGGGTGTTCGCAGGCATGCCAAAGGAAGAGTTGGAGTAATACATTACTTCCACACTCATTACTTTGTCCGCTTAGAAGAAGGAACACCTCCTCAACATTTCTACTTGGAGACTGTACctaaaacaaccaaaacatTGTTATCTGAATGGGTTGATGAAATGAGGCAGAGGAGAATCCCTCTCTCATTATAG
- the LOC124312975 gene encoding negative elongation factor D-like: protein MDDGYDNQEWGESSGMRGDSEMGDSDNEDQYMENPAEVLEECLQTFKTQDYIMEPGIFNQLKRYFTVGGSPAHVIELLSQNYSASAQMANLMAEWLILAGATINDVQSMVENHLKEMIIKMFDPKKADTIFTEEGETPAWLTEMIEHPTWRSLVYKLAEEYPDCLMLNFTIKLISDAGFQGEITSISTAAQQIEVFSRILKTSVGQYSESNDDDRQKHIQECARMICHGQHTFVYSEVLLNVLSQEPKGGPSIKRLSQEITRHAIQSGHNVTAIIMGLNGSAAHPRASQALSSMLSRNALNPADITNLYKLYSATDPPPVELIRLPQFMELLLDSLFKPGVKLNPEHKSKYNYLLAYAASVAEVYKKNQRKNTNRDELKATMQALEKAHQVCTTAKGSTELIAELGTLYQYIRFPVVSMGVFRWVEATVLEPSYFKLSTEHTPVHLALLDEVAAVNPLLHSNILDLLVRLFESRQDELEILVQLEMRKMLLDRMVNLLTRGYVVPIVKYIKQCWQRGDTDISLIRYFVTEVLESIAPPYTSEFVQLFLPMVENEEITGTMRGDGDGDLVSDFIVYCKANYVVVS, encoded by the exons ATGGATGACGGCTACGATAATCAAGAATGGGGAGAAAGTTCGGGAATGAGAGGGGATTCTGAGATGGGAGAC TCTGACAATGAGGACCAGTACATGGAAAATCCTGCAGAAGTTTTAGAAGAATGCCTTCAAACGTTCAAAACACAGGACTACATCATGGAACCCGGCATTTTCAATCAACTGAAAAG GTACTTTACAGTTGGTGGAAGCCCAGCCCATGTCATTGAACTACTCTCTCAGAACTACTCTGCCTCAGCACAGATGGCTAATCTAATGGCAGAATGGCTCATCTTAGCTGGGGCAACTATAAATGATGTACAGTCAATGGTAGAAAATCACTTGAAAGAAATGATCATCAAAATGTTTGATCCAAAGAAAGCTGATACTATTTTCACTGAGGAGGGAGAA ACACCAGCTTGGCTTACTGAAATGATTGAACATCCCACCTGGAGATCACTGGTTTATAAACTGGCTGAGGAATATCCTGATTGCCTTATGTTGAATTTCACCATTAAG TTGATTTCGGATGCAGGATTTCAAGGTGAAATTACGAGTATATCAACTGCAGCTCAGCAAATCGAagtattttcaagaattttgaagacttCGGTTGGCCAGTACTCAGAAAGTAATGATGACGACAGGCAAAAACACATACAAGAATGCGCT cgGATGATTTGTCATGGGCAACATACTTTCGTGTACAGTGAAGTACTGTTAAATGTTTTGTCTCAAGAACCTAAAGGAGGCCCTTCAATCAAAAGACTATCACAAGAAATTACCCGTCACGCGATTCAATC GGGTCACAATGTCACTGCCATTATTATGGGTCTTAATGGGTCAGCAGCGCATCCGCGTGCCAGTCAAGCTTTATCCTCAATGCTCTCTCGCAACGCTTTGAATCCAGCCGATATCACGAATTTGTATAAACTATATTCGGCAACCGATCCCCCACCGGTGGAGTTGATCCGTTTACCTCAGTTTATGG AGCTGCTCCTCGATTCATTGTTTAAGCCTGGGGTCAAGCTTAATCCTGAGcacaaatcaaaatacaacTATCTCCTTGCTTACGCTGCTAGCGTGGCTGAAGTGtacaaaaagaatcaaaggaaaaacacCAACCGAGATGAACTAAAGGCCACCATGCAG GCTCTCGAAAAGGCTCATCAAGTTTGCACGACAGCAAAAGGATCAACTGAATTAATAGCTGAGCTTGGAACTCTGTATCAGTACATCCGTTTCCCTGTGGTCTCTATGGGCGTATTTCGATGGGTAGAAGCGACTGTGTTAGAGCCCTCCTACTTTAAGTTGAGCACCGAACACACCCCTGTTCATTTGGCGCTTCTCGATGAAGTGGCCGCCGTGAATCCTTTGCTCCACTCAAATATCCTCGACTTGCTTGTACGACTTTTCGAGTCGAGACAGGACGAGTTGGAGATTCTCGTTCAACTGGAAATGCGTAAAATGTTACTTGATCGTATGGTCAATTTGTTAACGCGTGGTTACGTCGTCCCTATTGTCAAGTACATCAAACAGTGCTGGCAAAGAGGTGACACGGATATTTCACTGATTCGGTACTTCGTCACAGAG GTACTTGAATCGATTGCCCCACCCTACACATCCGAGTTCGTCCAACTATTTCTTCCGAtggttgaaaatgaagaaattactGGTACAATGCGTGGCGATGGTGACGGTGACCTCGTCTCTGATTTCATAG TGTACTGTAAGGCCAACTACGTCGTGGTTTCCTAA
- the LOC124313099 gene encoding RNA-binding region-containing protein 3-like, giving the protein MEPCITLPDTPDTLIVRRLPECLTERDLNDLFRYFGAQAVRKEKPKGRQRNSTIIVKFNSHEDASFALTRLHQLKVVGKRIVAEYADFTILPDIPQMNLPAPKSAGKDNGVKYPPANEQIVNNIAAELLRNDDFYHKVLQLMKSINLPPPFLQVPKDPVVIVEPSDIEEVEMEELYKEDTEESELETDSSIPGEKEVIPDVAVRHKKLKPLKRPNKLKMLINPSTPVIPAKVKPALPTVQTISEIFEQKEISSAKKLEFKISSEVLHAKGDQSTEAQQGTTESFGTFAPLPPSQNEQQSEALENQEEDYEFISKRKLQINKLQDEEIKLLPVFKNYSAGAPSSRLYVKNLAKTVKESDLKHIYGRYVLWTSEEERNMFDIRLMTEGRMKGQAFITLPNVDRAKEALNDTNWVMLQGKPLVVHFARSAQANTTGSTT; this is encoded by the exons ATGGAACCTTGCATTACATTGCCCGATACCCCCGATACACTGATCGTGCGCCGTCTACCGGAATGTCTAACAGAGCGAGATTTGAACGATCTTTTCCGATATTTTGGTGCTCAAGCAgtgaggaaagaaaaaccaaagggAAGGCAAAGGAACAGCACTATTATTGTCAA GTTCAATTCACATGAGGATGCATCATTTGCACTAACTCGCTTGCATCAGCTGAAGGTGGTAGGTAAGAGGATTGTTGCAGAATATGCAGACTTCACAATCTTGCCAGACATTCCTCAGATGAACCTACCAGCACCGAAATCAGCTGGCAAGGATAATGGTGTTAAGTATCCTCCTGCCAATGAACAGATAGTGAACAATATTGCAGCAGAACTTCTACGAAATGATGATTTTTATCACAAAGTTTTACAACTCATGAAGAGTATTAACTTACCTCCACCTTTCCTACAAGTGCCAAAAGATCCTGTTGTTATAGTTGAACCATCTGATATTGAAGAAGTAGAAATGGAAGAGTTGTACAAAGAAGATACAGAAGAATCAGAATTGGAAACAGATTCTTCTATACctggagaaaaagaagtcaTTCCTGATGTAGCTGTCAgacataaaaaacttaaaccatTGAAAAGGCCTAACAAGTTGAAAATGCTTATCAACCCATCAACACCAGTGATTCCTGCTAAAGTGAAACCTGCATTGCCAACTGTTCAAACTATTTCAGAAATATTTGAACAGAAAGAAATAAGTTCAGCAAAGAAACTTGAGTTTAAGATATCTTCAGAAGTTCTTCATGCCAAAGGTGATCAGTCAACCGAAGCGCAACAAGGAACAACAGAAAGTTTCGGAACATTTGCTCCGCTTCCTCCGAGCCAAAACGAACAGCAAAGTGAAGCTCTAGAAAATCAGGAAGAAGATTACGAATTTATCTCCAAAAGAAAACTTCAGATAAACAAACTTCAAGATGAGG AGATCAAACTTCTTCCTGTCTTCAAGAATTATTCGGCTGGCGCTCCTAGTTCACGACTGTACGTGAAGAACTTGGCTAAAACCGTAAAAGAATCCGACCTGAAGCACATCTATGGCCGTTATGTCTTGTGGACGTCAGAAGAAGAACGAAACat GTTCGACATTCGCCTAATGACCGAAGGTAGGATGAAGGGTCAGGCATTCATCACCCTTCCAAATGTAGATCGAGCAAAAGAAGCCCTTAACGATACCAACTGGGTGATGCTTCAAGGCAAACCTCTGGTTGTTCACTTTGCACGCTCAGCACAGGCCAACACTACGGGCAGTACCACTTGA
- the LOC124312941 gene encoding zinc finger protein 62 homolog translates to MKSTRVLIRAKGRGLCIERGLYDCLQKELFADVTLHCDGGKIRANKGVLAAASPVLCHLLKDWPLTDDPCVIMAGYTLDEVQGLIRYIYTGQLSAPRIQGSSWEKIIGDFKVGSPIEHDDDLASIHELTDYGDASPVYEPEANGICHLQHPQHHPHQHPQQQTFHSSPVKSPAKGVGPKIVAVTSPRPLIVQVQSLTQPPMNQGLDSTNDVNDIPNEMTVEEGNGEPSPEVAVPSVVGRRKLGRGGKVLKRLQRRQLEEPRTLTVAPVSVATLKKLAPKRAKPSSKFARKKYVCPHCNRRFLTRGNIKNHLRIHSRDKPFQCSICQDLFSYQGVYQRHLLKHRDNNEIGDNEVAPMIADSIRLADEIGVLNKTAIHLENDEEEQEPKQDPEKEEAISAENDVTADVEEEENADLMEDEEAKIALKLKSKAKLAGSSKTNVCSDEKVDSDPSFDDGEGGDVSVNEAEVAEFEDVKGKTNRKRDSANPKASKEKVPAGGKKRKEPKARKANYHYQVIECDFCPMRYHKWSAFYIHRCTHTGETPVIPCSVCEMEFPNIKALKEHKVMEHRESIFPCDGCDRTFLSKSALLLHQPIHSNDFNYQCRSCPEKMRTFRERYVHERTHSTTEEPQTPHECSHCQKQFNTLVNLRYHLKVCGKETDA, encoded by the exons ATGAAGAGTACAAGAGTATTAATTCGAGCAAAGGGACGTGGCCTATGCATTGAAAGAGGGTTGTATGATTGTCTTCAAAAGGAATTGTTTGCTGATGTCACACTTCACTGTGATGGAGGAAAGATCCGGGCAAATAAAGGTGTCTTGGCTGCTGCCAGCCCAGTTCTTTGCCATCTTCTTAAGGATTGGCCTTTAACTGATGATCCTTGTGTTATCATGGCTGGCTACAC GTTAGATGAGGTACAAGGACTTATTCGCTACATCTACACAGGACAACTTTCTGCACCTAGGATTCAAGGATCATCCTGGGAAAAGATAATTGGAGATTTCAAAGTGGGATCTCCTATAGAGCATGATGATGATTTAGCAAGCATACATGAATTGACTGATTATGGTGATGCCTCACCAGTG tatgaGCCTGAAGCTAATGGGATATGCCATCTGCAACACCCACAACACCATCCACATCAACatccacaacaacaaacatttcaCAGCTCGCCAGTGAAAAGTCCAGCTAAGGGTGTAGGTCCAAAAATTGTAGCCGTTACCTCCCCGCGTCCTTTGATCGTACAAGTGCAAAGCCTTACACAACCACCCATGAATCAAGGTCTGGATTCAACCAACGATGTCAACGACATTCCGAACG AGATGACTGTCGAAGAAGGAAACGGAGAACCTTCCCCTGAAGTCGCTGTACCTTCGGTAGTAGGAAGACGAAAGCTTGGACGTGGGGGGAAGGTGTTAAAACGGCTTCAAAGACGGCAACTGGAAGAACCGCGCACGTTAACAGTCGCTCCTGTTTCAGTTGCAACTCTTAAAAAACTCGCGCCTAAAAGAGCGAAGCCTTCCTCTAAATTTGCCCGGAAAAAGTACGTCTGTCCCCATTGTAATCGACGTTTTCTCACTAgaggaaacattaaaaaccaTTTGCGGATACATAGTCGTGACAAACCCTTTCAATGCTCGATATGCCAA gatttattttcttatcaaGGTGTCTATCAACGTCATTTGTTGAAGCATCGTGACAATAACGAGATTGGTGACAATGAAGTGGCTCCTATGATTGCCGATTCAATCCGCTTGGCTGACGAGATTGGTGTTCTTAATAAAACAGCAATTCATTTAGAAAATGACGAAGAGGAACAGGAACCTAAACAGGAtcccgaaaaagaagaagcaataAGCGCCGAAAATGATGTTACGGCCgatgtcgaagaagaagaaaatgctgaCTTAATGGAGGATGAAGAAGCTAAGATTGCACTTAAATTGAAAAGCAAAGCAAAGTTAGCAG GTTCATCGAAAACCAATGTATGTTCAGATGAAAAAGTAGATAGTGATCCCAGTTTCGACGATGGTGAAGGGGGGGATGTATCAGTAAACGAAGCGGAGGTTGCGGAGTTTGAAGATGTTAAAGGGAAAACGAATCGGAAAAGAGACTCGGCTAACCCAAAAGCgagtaaagaaaaagttccagctggagggaagaaaagaaaggaacccAAAGCGCGAAAAGCCAACTATCATTATCAAGTTATAGAGTGCGATTTTTGCCCGATGCGTTACCACAAATG gAGTGCCTTCTATATCCATCGTTGCACCCACACAGGAGAGACTCCCGTCATCCCGTGCAGTGTCTGTGAAATGGAATTTCCAAATATCAAAG CTTTAAAGGAGCACAAGGTTATGGAACATCGCGAATCGATCTTTCCGTGCGATGGATGTGATCGAACATTTCTATCGAAAAGTGCCCTGCTCTTGCATCAGCCTATCCACTCAAACGATTTCAATTATCAATGCCGCTCATGCCCAGAAAAAATGCGGACTTTTAGAGAGCGTTACGTTCACGAGCGGACACATTCGACTACCGAAGAACCCCAGACACCTCACGAGTGCTCTCACTGCCAAAAGCAGTTTAATACG ttGGTGAACTTGCGCTATCACCTAAAAGTGTGTGGAAAGGAAACGGATGCCTGA